A region of the Sulfurimonas crateris genome:
AAACCACGCTAATAGTTTCTTCTGCAAAACCGAATCTACTTTGTCTTTAAGAAAGATACCGACGTAGACACCGATGAGAGATGCAACTCCAATAACTATTCCGCTAAAGAAGTCTATATCTCTGCTTAAAGTATGAGATATAACCCCCGACACCGATGAAAAAACCACAAAAAATAGCCCTGCAGATATCGCTTTTTTGATATCCACATGTAAAAAACTAACCAGTATCGGCACTATGATAATGCTTCCTCCAACGCCTATGAGCATACTGATAAGACCGACAAAAACACCGATCGTAAAGAGCAGTGTTTTACTTAACTCTTTTTGAACGACACTTGCGCTTGTTTTAAAAAAGAGTCTGCTTAGAGCAAAGAGTGCAAACGCTAAAAATATCAACTCTAACGCCAAGTCACTAAATAACGAGGTTAAAAATCCACTAAAGAGCGCTCCGACAAAACCGCCGATTCCTATCGTAAATACCATAGGAACGTCGAGCGTTCCTTTTTTATTGTTAAGGTAACTTCCATACAGTGAGCTAAAGAGCATCTGTACAACAGATATACCGATAGCCTCTTTTATACTATAACCCAGAAGCAGAAGCAGAGGGACAAGTATGGTTCCGCCGCCGATGCCGAAAAACCCAGAGAGCAGCCCGACACCTATACCTAAAAAAATCAACTCAATCATCATAAAAACTTTTTTCGCAATTATATCATCTTAATGGCCCCACAGAAATATATTAAGAATTTTTAGAGCTACCCTTATGTATAATTTCCCAAACAAGGGTTAAAGAATGTTAAACACAATTATAGAAGCTTCAAAAAATTTCTGTATCCATCATATAAGGCTGCCTTATGAGATGCATGATAATGTGACTAAAACGAGAACGGTTATTGCTTATATAGACATAGAGAGTATAGACGGCAACAAACATAGAGTTTATATCGGTGCAACACCCAGTTTTGCGCAGAGAATATCTACACTTCTTTTAGAAGAGGATGAGAGCGATGAGGATACTTTGATAGACATGACCCTTGAGACCGCGAACCTGATTATCGGAAGTGCAAAGGTTCTCGCAAGCCAAAATGAGTCGAAGTCGTACAATATGTCAACTCCGCATTTTGAGAAGATCGATATCTTTGACTTTAACTACGACAATGCAAAAGTCTTAAAAGTAGAAGATGATGAGATGATTATCGCTATTAAGGAACTATAGTTGAATAAAAGAAGACGCACCTATGGAGCTAAAGAGTTTACGTTCAATCCTGAGACAGAACTCTCATGGATGGACTACTCCGGTCTACTTGACATGGAAGTTGAGTTCGTATCTGAGCTCGGAGAAACAGAACTCTCGATAGGCGATATTTTAAAACTTACAAAAGGCTCTATAATAGACCTTAAAAAACCTGCAGGCGAGAGTGTTGAGTCCTATGTAAATGGACGTATTTTAGGAAAAGGCGAGGTTATGGTCTATGAGAAGAACCTTGCTATCCGTATAAATGAGATACTTGACTCAAGCGCAGTCTTATACCATCTTGCCAAAGAGAGACTATGATAAAACTGTTCTTAATTTTTCTACTTCCACTTTGGCTATACGCTTCAAAAATTCTAAGCTATAACATTTACGACAGAACAGACAGAGTTGACGTGATGATAACTTTTGACACTCCGTATGAGGGTGTTATAAAACAGAGCTCAAGCGACTCAAACATCCTAATAAAGCTTGAAGATGCCTCTATAGAGTCCGCAAAGGTAAAAAAACTATCATCTAAATATATAAAATCTATTACCATAACTCCAATGTCCGGCTATACACAGATCTCTGCAAATGTGCCACCTTCCATAGCTCTTCAAGCATCTAAGACATCCGACTCATATGGACTAAGACTGAGATTTAGTGCGGCTGCTCAAGCACCAAAGAGCGTTAAAGAGCCGCAAAAGGCAGAAGCTCCTCTGCTTGCTTCACTTCCGACAAAGAAGAGTGACGATATAGCTCAGAGCTACTACATAGTTATAACAATTTTAATTATTGGGATAATCATACTTTTTTATATCAAAAAGAGGGTCTCAACTCAGCCAAATACAAAAAAAACATCTTCATGGCTCTTTGCAGAAAATAATAACAGCAATACGAAAGAAGCTACTAAGGTCAAACAGCCAAGCATCAATAATAATGATGTAAGCATAAGGTTCCAAAAATCGCTAAATGAGCAAAACAGCGTGGTTATGCTCGATTTTGGCGAGCAGAGCTATCTTGTACTTATGGGTAAGAGCAATATTCTTCTTGACAGATTTACGCATAACAGACCAACGACACAGGATGATTTTGAGTCAATTTTACAAAGCAGACATCAAGAGCTGGATAATTTTTTAAATAGCGGCGGTGATGACTCCAAAGAGGAGTATCTGCAAGCATATAAAGAGAAAGCAGCTTCTGTAAGGTATGAGGTTTAGCACCTCTAAAGAGTATTAAGAGGCGTCTTGGCTAGATCTGTTTTCCAAAAGCTTTTTAATCATAGCTAGATTTGCCGTAGTGAGTCTATACTTCTCATCCATCATCTTGCTTATGTGATAGACTTCGGTTACTGTAATACCGTACGGGTCCTTCTTCTCTTTTACGACTCTATCATCCTCAAATGAGTAGAGATACAAGCTTTTTCTAGTCAGCTGTATATAGTACGTAAGCACTATCTCATCTGAGTGTTTCTTTTCAAGAGCAACGATCACTCTCTGATCATCTTTGTAGCTGTTGTCCAGCTTTAACACATCTCTCATTTCTGCCACGTCGATAAAACCTATGTAAAACTTATTGTAAAGATCGTGGTATCTCTGGATCTTCTCGCTCAGCAAAAAGTTCATATCGAGTATATGCTTTTTATTGCTGTTGATAGATTTTGTGATCCAAGAGATAGTGTTGTAGTATCTAAACGGATAGAGCTTTAAGGAGTGTGCCTCTATCATCTTTGGAGACTTTATTCTCTTTTTAGGCATCAACTTTTTTGCATCGGTATCTACAATATAATCAAGTACTTCATTTGCAGAAAAACCCTCTGTCAGCCAGACGGTACAGTAAGACGGTAACTGTCTAACCCCCGTAGCTCCCTCATTTAAAATAATAAGGGCTTTTATCTCATAGTTTGGAAATATTATCTCCAGAAGTGCTTTTTTCTTTCTAAGTCTTTTTCTAAGTTTAAGCACAGATTTTACAAGCGTCATCTCCACAAAGTAGAGCTCTTTGTTTTTTGTGATAAGCATAGCGTCAAACTCGCTTATCTCTCTGCTTTTGGTTCTATATACTATCTGCTGTTTTTCACTTATCGAGAGTGTATTTGCATGAGCTTTTATCTTATCTTGATGAAAACCTTTTAAGATGAACTTCTCGATCTCTTCATTTTCTACGGCGTATATAAGAAGTTTTTCATATATGAAATTCTCAAAGACCTCACCCTCAAAAGAGCGGTATGAGCTTAAAAAATGAGGGTCATCTTTATTTACCCCTCTTCTTATCAAAGAGAGAAGATGTTTTACGTTGTAATCGTAATGTAGTAGATTATCGCCTATGTCACTATGGTCTAATGTTTTTATTGATTTACTTATCTTTAACAAACTATCTCGCTATTACTAAAAAAGTCATCTATTACAGCGCGGTATTCTTGTACGTCAGATATACGGTTTACA
Encoded here:
- a CDS encoding chemotaxis protein CheX, whose translation is MLNTIIEASKNFCIHHIRLPYEMHDNVTKTRTVIAYIDIESIDGNKHRVYIGATPSFAQRISTLLLEEDESDEDTLIDMTLETANLIIGSAKVLASQNESKSYNMSTPHFEKIDIFDFNYDNAKVLKVEDDEMIIAIKEL
- the fliN gene encoding flagellar motor switch protein FliN, yielding MNKRRRTYGAKEFTFNPETELSWMDYSGLLDMEVEFVSELGETELSIGDILKLTKGSIIDLKKPAGESVESYVNGRILGKGEVMVYEKNLAIRINEILDSSAVLYHLAKERL
- a CDS encoding sulfite exporter TauE/SafE family protein codes for the protein MIELIFLGIGVGLLSGFFGIGGGTILVPLLLLLGYSIKEAIGISVVQMLFSSLYGSYLNNKKGTLDVPMVFTIGIGGFVGALFSGFLTSLFSDLALELIFLAFALFALSRLFFKTSASVVQKELSKTLLFTIGVFVGLISMLIGVGGSIIIVPILVSFLHVDIKKAISAGLFFVVFSSVSGVISHTLSRDIDFFSGIVIGVASLIGVYVGIFLKDKVDSVLQKKLLAWFYLLIVIYLIQRILF